From Synechococcus sp. A10-1-5-1, a single genomic window includes:
- the speB gene encoding agmatinase, with amino-acid sequence MNHLFDNDGAIYMGSQRDPAGCRVGLFGVPYDGTTSFRPGTRFGPAAIREVSPGLESYCPQLDRDLEELAIADLGAVDIPFGAPEPVVAAVKQATEAVLGLGLKPLMLGGEHSISSGAVAAVAEQHPELVLVQLDAHADLRHDWLGANHSHACAMRRCLEVLPSQHLLQIAIRSGTREEFSELRQTGRLVAIERMAEALKPLRGKPLYLTVDLDWFDPAVMAGTGTPEPGGFLWSDFAVLVDELRHHNLVAADVVELAPMLDPTGVSSVLAAKVVRSLLFLLDR; translated from the coding sequence ATGAACCACCTATTTGACAACGACGGCGCCATCTATATGGGCAGCCAACGGGATCCCGCCGGCTGCCGGGTGGGCCTGTTTGGGGTGCCCTACGACGGCACCACCTCCTTCCGGCCTGGCACCCGCTTTGGTCCAGCCGCCATCCGCGAGGTCAGCCCAGGCCTGGAGAGCTACTGCCCGCAGCTCGATCGCGATCTTGAGGAACTGGCCATTGCCGACCTCGGTGCGGTGGACATCCCCTTCGGCGCCCCCGAGCCGGTGGTCGCCGCCGTGAAGCAGGCCACTGAGGCGGTCCTCGGCCTGGGTCTCAAACCGCTGATGCTCGGCGGAGAGCACTCGATCAGCTCTGGAGCAGTTGCCGCCGTGGCCGAGCAGCATCCTGAGCTGGTGCTGGTGCAACTCGACGCCCACGCGGACCTGCGCCACGACTGGCTGGGGGCCAACCACAGCCATGCCTGCGCCATGCGCCGCTGCCTGGAGGTCCTTCCCAGCCAGCACCTCCTGCAGATCGCCATCCGCAGCGGCACCCGCGAGGAATTTTCAGAGCTGCGTCAAACCGGGCGCCTGGTAGCGATCGAGCGGATGGCCGAGGCGCTGAAGCCCCTGCGCGGCAAGCCGCTCTATCTCACGGTGGATCTGGACTGGTTTGATCCCGCCGTAATGGCTGGCACAGGCACCCCAGAACCGGGGGGATTCCTCTGGAGCGACTTCGCGGTTCTCGTGGATGAACTCCGTCACCACAACCTGGTGGCCGCCGACGTGGTGGAACTGGCGCCGATGCTCGATCCCACCGGGGTCAGCAGCGTCCTGGCCGCCAAGGTGGTCCGCAGCCTGCTGTTCCTGTTGGATCGCTGA
- a CDS encoding Crp/Fnr family transcriptional regulator — MSAQVDCETLSFPTGAAIFSSGQTANAIYGVRRGIVEVIDSKGDKLCCRPGELFSYEDIVWKDGVYRNDAVARTPVELVKLDRLRFFNLLHNHPTLAVQLIAQQHERLREQRSSGTCAY, encoded by the coding sequence ATGTCCGCCCAGGTGGACTGCGAGACCCTCTCCTTCCCGACGGGTGCGGCCATCTTCAGCAGCGGACAGACCGCGAACGCCATCTATGGGGTTCGCCGCGGGATCGTCGAGGTGATTGATTCCAAGGGCGACAAGCTTTGCTGCCGCCCCGGGGAACTGTTCAGCTACGAGGACATCGTCTGGAAAGACGGGGTCTATCGCAATGACGCCGTCGCCCGTACCCCGGTGGAATTGGTCAAGCTCGATCGCCTGCGCTTCTTCAACCTGCTGCACAACCACCCCACCCTGGCGGTGCAGTTGATCGCCCAGCAGCATGAGCGCCTGCGGGAGCAGCGCTCCAGCGGCACCTGCGCCTACTGA
- the speE gene encoding polyamine aminopropyltransferase produces the protein MADSAAPAPTPGWVDEIFDGVRYGLAGRVLAEAQSPFQKVTIIESERYGKGLLLDGCWMTAERQERHYHESIVHPALCSAASVERVLVIGGGDGGTARECLRHPGVQHLDMVEIDGLVVEWSQQHLPSIGGGCWSDPRFRLTVGDGIAWAANAAAASYDVVIVDGSDPAGPAEGLFNRAFFEQCRRILKPGGVFATQSESPEAFRQVHIDTVKVIREVFGHADPMYGWVPMYPSGWWSWTFAAIDGRRYLEPDPSRAAAVVDGCEIWSPRWQRGAFDAIPAAIERAIKA, from the coding sequence ATGGCCGACAGTGCCGCTCCCGCTCCAACCCCTGGCTGGGTGGACGAGATTTTTGACGGTGTTCGCTACGGCCTCGCTGGTCGGGTCCTTGCCGAAGCGCAATCCCCCTTCCAAAAGGTCACCATCATCGAGAGCGAGCGCTACGGCAAAGGCCTGCTGCTCGACGGCTGCTGGATGACCGCGGAGCGCCAGGAGCGGCACTACCACGAGTCGATCGTGCACCCCGCCCTCTGCAGCGCCGCCTCGGTGGAGCGGGTGTTGGTGATTGGCGGTGGCGACGGCGGGACCGCCCGCGAGTGCCTGCGCCACCCCGGGGTTCAGCACCTCGACATGGTGGAAATCGATGGGCTGGTAGTGGAGTGGAGCCAGCAGCACCTGCCCTCCATCGGTGGAGGCTGCTGGAGTGATCCCCGCTTCCGGCTGACCGTGGGCGACGGGATCGCCTGGGCCGCCAACGCTGCAGCGGCCAGCTATGACGTCGTGATCGTCGATGGCTCGGATCCCGCTGGCCCCGCCGAAGGCCTGTTCAATCGGGCCTTCTTTGAGCAGTGCCGCCGCATCCTTAAACCGGGCGGCGTCTTCGCCACCCAGAGCGAATCGCCGGAGGCCTTCCGCCAGGTCCACATCGACACCGTGAAGGTGATCCGCGAGGTCTTTGGCCACGCCGACCCGATGTACGGCTGGGTGCCGATGTACCCCAGTGGTTGGTGGAGTTGGACCTTCGCGGCCATCGACGGCCGCCGGTATCTGGAGCCTGATCCCTCCCGTGCCGCGGCCGTGGTCGATGGCTGTGAGATCTGGAGCCCCCGCTGGCAGCGCGGCGCCTTTGACGCCATCCCCGCCGCAATCGAACGCGCGATCAAGGCATGA
- the gcvT gene encoding glycine cleavage system aminomethyltransferase GcvT, with the protein MAASPSLQRTPLFDAAREAGGRMVPFAGWEMAVQFSGLIDEHQAVRSKCGLFDISHMGVLRLRGANVKDAMQGLVPSDLFRIGPGEACYSVLLNAEGGIRDDLIIYDRGWLESKQVHELVLVINAACAESDTAWMRSQLEPAGIELIDLKGSGTLLALQGPEAAQHLEELAGCSLAGLPRFGHRELTLPEIGEAFVGRTGYTGEDGFELLLSAEAGQRFWRTCLERGVKPCGLGARDTLRLEAGMHLYGSDMDASTSPLEASLGWLVHLEMPKDFIGREVLEQQTATGLKRRLVGLKLQGRAIPRHGYPVLQDGQVVGTITSGTWSPSLQAGIALASVATGAAKLGTGLAVEIRGKAEAAEVVKRPFYRR; encoded by the coding sequence ATGGCCGCCTCGCCTTCCCTCCAACGCACGCCCCTGTTCGATGCGGCGCGGGAGGCGGGTGGACGGATGGTCCCCTTTGCCGGCTGGGAAATGGCCGTGCAATTCAGCGGCCTGATCGACGAGCACCAAGCCGTACGCAGCAAATGCGGCCTCTTTGACATCTCCCACATGGGTGTCCTGCGGCTGCGGGGAGCCAACGTCAAGGACGCCATGCAGGGCCTGGTGCCCAGCGACCTCTTTCGGATCGGTCCCGGCGAGGCCTGCTACTCCGTCCTGCTCAATGCCGAAGGGGGGATCCGGGACGACCTGATCATTTACGACCGGGGCTGGCTGGAGAGCAAGCAAGTCCATGAGCTGGTGCTGGTGATCAACGCCGCCTGCGCCGAGAGCGACACGGCCTGGATGCGCAGCCAACTGGAACCCGCAGGGATCGAACTGATCGATCTGAAAGGGTCCGGCACGCTCCTGGCCCTCCAAGGACCAGAGGCCGCGCAACACCTGGAGGAGCTGGCCGGCTGCTCCCTGGCTGGCCTGCCGCGCTTTGGCCACCGCGAGCTGACGCTCCCTGAGATCGGCGAGGCCTTCGTCGGACGGACCGGTTACACCGGAGAGGACGGTTTTGAGCTGCTGCTCTCCGCCGAGGCAGGACAACGCTTCTGGAGAACCTGCCTGGAGCGCGGCGTCAAACCCTGCGGCCTCGGCGCCCGCGACACCCTGCGGCTGGAGGCGGGCATGCATCTCTATGGCAGCGACATGGATGCCAGCACCTCCCCGCTGGAGGCCAGCCTGGGCTGGCTGGTGCATCTGGAGATGCCCAAGGACTTCATCGGCCGCGAGGTCCTCGAGCAGCAAACCGCCACTGGGCTCAAACGACGCCTCGTCGGGCTGAAGCTTCAGGGCCGTGCCATCCCCCGCCATGGCTACCCAGTCCTCCAGGACGGGCAGGTGGTCGGAACCATCACCAGCGGCACCTGGTCCCCCAGCCTTCAAGCCGGGATCGCCCTGGCCAGCGTGGCCACCGGCGCCGCCAAGCTCGGAACCGGACTGGCCGTCGAGATTCGGGGCAAAGCCGAAGCTGCAGAGGTGGTCAAACGCCCCTTCTACCGGCGCTGA